TGATACGACGCATTGGCCATAGACTGGACTGCCAGAATGACCTTTCGGCATCCATAACCAATCTTAATCCAAGATCAAAGCTCTTTGTGCTTCGAGAGGCTCCACAATCCCTCTTCCCTAAGCTCTTCAAGGCTTGGAAGGTGACGCATCTTGTATTTGAGAAGGATACAGACGCCTACGCACGTCAGCGCGATGAGGTCGTTAAGAAAGCTGCCCAGGCTGCTGGGGTCAAGGTTATAACGCGATATGGCCGAACACTATGGGACAGCGATGCCATTGTCAAGGCCAATGGCGGAGAACCGACCATGTCCATGGCACGGCTACGAACTGTCGGTGCCAAGGTTGGCTCTATACCGCGGCCCATTCCGGCTCCCAAGGCTCTGCCGGATCCCGGTGAGATGCCGTTAGATTTCAATCTCGACCTGCCAGATGTTGGCCAGGACTACAATGCCAAGTGGCGCAGTGAGGGCAAAGAGAAGGCATATGGGGCAATTGCAGGTCCGAATGGCGACTTTGCCATCGAGACGCTAGAGGAGCTGGGGTACCCTCCAGCAACAACACCGTACAAGGGTGGTGAGAGCCTTGCACTGAGGGAGCTTGATGCCATAATTGAGAACCAAGTCTACACGGCAACGTTCCGCAAACCTCAAACCAGCCCGGCGGCATTTGAGCCGCAGTCGACCACTCTGCTGTCACCGGCGATGCATTTCGGGTCCTTGTCGGTACGTCTTTTCTATCACCGCGTTCAGGACACGGTAGATGCCTACAATCaagccaagaagaagggggCGTCTCTACCGCCGGAAAGCCTGACAGGCCAACTGCTCTTCCGAGACATGTATTTCGCTGCGCAGGCTGCAATAGGGCCCTGTTTCAGCCAGACCGCGGGGAACGCGCACTGCAGGTTCATCCCATGGCACTTGCCTTCGCATGTTGAAGATAATGCAGTATCTGGACAAGTTCTCAGAAAGTTTGAGTATGAGGTAGACTCTGAGCAGGCCGAGAGCTGGTTTCGACGTTGGGAGGCAGGACAGACAGGCTTTCCCTGGATCGATGCGCTGATGCGACAGTTGCGAGTAGAGGGATGGATACACCATCTCGGTCGTCATAGCGTGGCGTGTTTTTTAACCCGAGGAGGATGCTATGTGTCCTGGGAGCGTGGACTCGATGTGTTCGAGGAGCTGCTGTTGGACCACGAGCCGGCATGCAACGCAGGTAACTGGCAATGGCTGAGCTGCACAGCCTTTTTCTCCCAGTATTTCCGATGCTATAGTCCCAtctcgttcggcaaaaaatgGGATCCAGATGGGACCTTTATTCGCAAATGGGTTCCGGAGCTCGCGTCATTGGATAAAAAGTACATCTATGAGCCTTGGAAGGCGCCCGAGGCGGAACTTCGGAGAGCGGGTGTCGTCATGGTCAGCGGTCACGACTTTGGGGTCAAGACGGAGCAAGGTAAGCACAAAGCTGGGGCAGTTCGTGtcaaaaaagaggggggtgTCGGAGGAGGGGGAGCAAGTGGAACATACTTTACACCCATGTTCGACTTTGACGAACGGAGGCGCGTGGTGAGTCTGGCCCCGTTCCCAGCTTCAGCTGTGCTTCTTGCTTTTGTGTTTGCGCGACTCGAGTGTCTTGAGAAGATATGCGCGACCCCAAAGAGCTGCAGAACCTCCGAGCGCACAAGACAGCTTTGAAGACATGCTCGTGTGATGTACGGATCGTTGCTAACCCAAAATTCTGTCTCTGTCGCAGTGCATGCGGCTGATGAAGCAGGCCTATGACGCTGGCCTCAAAGGTGATGATTTGCGTGTGCTCAACGGGTCCTGGCGAGATCTTTTCGCAGAAGAGGACAAGCCCGACATTGACATGTTGGACGGCGATGCAAAGCACCACGAGAGCGATGAAGGAGAGTTTGCTGATGATGCTGAGCCAAAGATTAAGCGCGAGGATTCGGGTGACGGCAGCGGACCGGGAAGAGCAACGAGGGCCTCCAAACGGGAAAAAAAGCCAGCAAAGGGCCAATCGACACTGGATGGTCACTTTTTGACCAAGAGACAAAAAACGGATCAAAAATGAAGGATTGCCTTTCGCATGCCCCTTGGGCACTGTACCTAGGTCggtagtacctacctaattgGAAATGTTTGCTCTTCGCTACCGGGCCGTCGGTCGGGCTGTGattactacctaggtacctggtaGGCAATCAAAGCAAGAGCCcgcgcaggcaggcaggtgaAAAAAGGAAGGAGCGTCGCGCATCAGTCTACCGACCTGGGTTGGTGCCTGCCATTTTCGAAGGAATTAGATGTTAGACCTAGTACAATAAGGTATGGGCCAACATTTGCATCAACATCTGCATGAACCCCGCCTTCTCCAATCTCAGAAATCAGCACAGGTCAATAAATTCAGAAAAGAAATAGAACCTGCAAAAGGACGTCCCCACAAATTTCGATTGCACGTGAATTATAGTAGTAACAAGTTCCTTTTCTACGGTACGTAAAAGGAGCATCCTCCAGGCCAGGGCCTTGGCATCCCGCAATGATGATTCTCTTAAGTAAAAGAAACCTACACCGGCCTTAGTTGTGGAACATTTCAAAAGCTAAACTAGGTAGGCAACAAACCAGAGATTCACGAGGCAGTCGGGGCACTTTTGCAGTGGATGCAATCGCCACCTCCGCTTCCCCAGAGTTGTGTCCTGGTACGTGGTATAGTGGTAATGGCGTATTCTTCCCCAACGTTTTCCCCGGGTCAGTGCCTGTCATTATGAATCTTGGGGAATCAATGCGATTACGTATAAGCCCCGGAGGACCTCGACAGGAAAGGCAATTGATGTCTGTCACTCTGGCGGCACCTTTTACGAACGCAGAAAAGAAAGCTCTTGTGCGGGTCGTGTGCAAAATAAGGTACGATGTGTAATGGAGACAGCCCGCAGGAGTTACTATAAACTACTAACATAAGGCAACGGGTAGCAATCACAAAATGCCGATCGGAGGCAGCCAAAGATCCAATCGGACAGAAAGAAGCAGATGCACCAGCACAGTAATATTGCCCTTGAATTATGGATCAAGGCCGGTTTTGTGAATTTGACTGTGCAATAAACATGCATTTGCTGATGCTTTAGCGCCTTTAGCGGCACTGCATGGCGCTAGCGAATTGACGTTGACAGCCAGCCCGTTCATCCACATGCTTTTTCCAGAACAAACAAATTCCTTGCACCTCGGACTCTCTGCCTACCTCCTTGTTTTAGTGTCCTATGCGAGTCGAGATATCGGAAAACGGcaacaccaaaaaaataacCTTGTTTTTGCTTCTTAATTCGTTACAGACCATGGGGCCCCAGAGGCCCCTCTGTCAAAGCAAAGTTCAGCTGAACTGAttgttttctccttttttttcacaaaaGGTGAGGTCTCGGTTCGCGTGATGCAACCCCGGGGGTTTTGCGTCCAATGTCCGGAACCTGTCAAGGGGACCCTGCCGTTGTACCCGACGATAAAAGATTAGGTGGGGCGTTATTTTAGCGATAATGCTACTTGTAGCCCTGGCTGCCTGGGCTGCTCAAGCAACTCTTTTTGACTGGGGTTCGGGGTCAGGTCAGATTCCAACAAGCCAACAGGCGCCTCCAGCCCGGGGGAGCACGCGAGCTGCAGCGCCGTCAAGATGGACCTGCCTTTTATTCCCTAGTTGAATCGTATGTCGAGATGTCAGGTATAGTGGTATCGTATATGTCGCGGGTTTGCGCCCAGTGGGTATAGCACCTAAAAACAGCCAACCCGACGACGACATTTTAATTGACACCACAACATGCACAGCTGGAAACAGCCCACCCCCAACCAACGACCAACAAACCACAGCTTACCGGGCTACCTTTCCTGAAAGGCGTTAAATCCATTACCCACTAACCCAACCCCACTTGACGTTGTTCGCCAGACTTCCAATATTGTTGTTGGTCGAGCAAATACGCGTTTTACCAATCGAACTGACAAAAGCTTCTGGCTAATTGACCGTTATCAGTGGGCTGGGATCACGCATCATTTCCAAATCATCGCCAAGCATTTATTCTCTCCCTGCACCAGGCTGTCAGGCTGAACAATGGGGAAAAATAGAGGGTCCGGTTCAAACGAAGCGTGCCACTATGGAAGAACTTCGTAACGCAGCTGACAAACTAGTATCTTGAACAAAAGTATGTAcagtccttttttttcttggctcaACATACAAAACCAACTGGACTCCGTACGGAGTACTCTCACCTTGCTCGCCAAGCAAAGGCGATATGGCCTTGCAGCTTATCCGTCCCATACAAGCTCTTTACTGGTTGGGATGGGATAGAGATTGCATACGATAGCATAGGATCCGTCAAGACGTGCCCGAATTGGCCACCGAGAAGAGGGACATGGCGCACCCGACTGGCACAGCAAAAAGGCTAGAGTTCTGGGGTAGCAAGGGAGGGGACCAGGTGAGACGATGACAGGCTGACagattttttcttttatttttttattttgtttctttttgtcttcttTAGCTCACTTCCTTTGTCATATCTCAAGCTTATTTCCCCAATATTCGTTGGTGGTAACCAATTGGCTACGCGACAATATccctcgaaaaaaaaaggtgtttttCCAGCTTGAGCAGGAACAAGAAACAGCCAATTTGGTCTTGACTCCACAATGTCTTGGTCTCTTTCGCGACCTGCCCAACCTGGGGTAGCCCACGGGTGGCTGTCCTCCCCGACATGACCCACCTCAGATCTTGGCACTGCCGGCGGGAATGAGGCCCAATCGAATGGAGATGTCGAGCAGGGAAGAGGGACCGAAGCGACAGGGCACCTGATAAACAACCTTGTCTTCCCCGAGGACTGGACCAGTGGGACCGCAGGGGCTGTCATGAAGGACTGTATCGATGGGTGGGTTATatatgcagccaagctctcgGCACTCTGGGCAAGAGATACCACCAGCCGGTACGGGCAAAaggcggcgggcggcggcctgcATTGTTGGGGGTCGGCTTCAGCGAATTTGCTGCTCAATCACTACCCGTCGCCACCTAGGCCGGTCTCGCATTTTCATTTTCCATCCATCTGGCTATGGTCTGCTCGTTAAACAGGATCGTCACCAGGGGTGGCAatccttttttcttgcctCGATTATGGCCTGGCCTCTCGGATACGATCCAGTTCCTATCTCTCGGACACGCCGTTGACAAGACAAGAAGACTTCGATAATGTTGAcatcttatttttttgttcagcCATCTAGCCAGTGGGATGAGTTTCTCAATGCCCTATCACGATTCGAGCGACCTTGCACACCATGCTCGTTTGACAAGACGGCAAGACGGGCATGGCATTGGCATTTGCTGGGCAAGATGGTCGACCCAAGGCGTAAGCGGGGGGTCCGCAGAAAGCATGGAAGGCACGGAAAGGCTTCCATGCATTAGCAAATAGAAGCATTGTACGGTTCACACGCCGCTTGCACCAACTAACAGGATGACACCATCCACCCACCCATAGATACGCGCGTTTCGGTGGCTATCGATGATTGCAATACCTGGTTTGTCTGGGAGCTGGTACTGTATTCCTAGCGGCTCGTTGGTTCGCAGTTGGGTGGTATGCCTACCTAGCAAGCCTAGCTACCCTCCATCTTCCATCGTCGCCCAGTCTCCAGGGGCCTTATCCAGACATTTCATTGAAGCCCCCCCTTCCTCCCACCAGTCCAGGCGTCTTGGCGACAGCAGCGTTATGCCATTTTTCCCATTGATGTCCCCCCAAAAGGCCCCTTTCCTCGCCCCATCAGCCTGCTCGGAGGGTTGCCCCAAAAACGGACTGCCAAGAAGGCTTGTGGTGCGTCCAGGGTCGGGTCCCCAGATGGCAAGCATTTGCGACTGATAACTGGCcttcccttttttccctccatCGCCACGGTGCATGGGACAGGGTCATCTCGCATGCACAGTAAAACGGTTTGTTTCTCGAGTGCTTCCTGCCTTGCACCCCCCCGGTACCGCGATCGACGGGATTTAATAAGACCTCTTCTCTCCCCGTCCCGTCCCTCTCTCTCACGGTCTTTCTCCCCTTTCTTCCTCACCCGCTCGCCACCCCCTCGTCTTTCCTTTTTGGCATCGCAGCCTTATCCCTAGTGGACTGCGACAACCCCGGCCCATTAGTTTGTGCCCTTTCAttcccttttgtctctcttgAAGCACGAAACAAAAAGACACACGGTTCGGAGAGGACATGACGTCCAAAGTCGATATGGCGGACGAGAAGGGTACCGTCGGTTCCGGTACCCTTCCCACCTACGGCGCATCCCCTGATGCGTCGCACCAagacatggccatggatggcCGCGAGGAGAACTTTTACACCCGAAACGGTCTCAACCTCGAGTCGTTCAAGTGCCGCAGCTACGGCCAGGGCATTGTCGAGCTCGACCGCTCCATGAAGAAGCGCCATTTGCACATGATTGCCATTGGTACGTATATGCGACGCAATCTACGAGGTATATGGAAGCAGAGAGGCTAACCTGAAACAATTCTGCTCAACAGGTGGTTCTATCGGTGCTGGTTTCTTCGTCGGTTCCGGTGCTGCCTTCGCCAAGGGTGGTCCCGGTGCCGTGTTCATCGACTTCGCCATCATCGGAGTCATGATGTTCAACGTCGTCTACGCTCTCGGTGAACTCGCTGTCATGTATCCTGTCTCTGGTGGTTTCTACACGTACTCGGTCCGCTTCATCGATCCTTCATGGGGTTTCGCCATGGGCTGGAACTATGTTTTCCAAGTGAGTTTGGCGCCTGATCACATGCAGCAATACgggtttttttccccccctcAAAAAGcgaacggccggctaaccaACGAATGAAACCAACAGTGGGCTGTCGTTCTTCCTCTCGAGCTTACTGTATGCGGTCTAACGTTGAACTACTGGGAAGGCACACAAGCCGTTCCGCTGTGGGGATGGATTCTCATCTGGTGGTTCGCCATTATCATCATCAACATCTTTGGCACTCTTGGTTACGCTGAGGAAGAATTCTGGTCATCATGCCTGAAGCTTTCGGCTATTGGTAAGCTCCTCTCCCCTTGGCAACCTTGTACGAGAATTTCTATCTGGTGTGGAATCTAGGAACTGACCTGAATCATCGCTTCGCAGTCATCTTCATGATCATCGCTTTTGTTCtcgtcctcggcggcggccctAAGGGAGGCAAGTACGACTCGTACTGGGGTGCAAGGCATTGGTACGAGCCCGGTGCGTTCCAGAACGGATTCAAGGGATTCTGCGCCGTCTTCGTCACCGCTGCCTTCTCCTTTTCCGGCACTGAGCTCGTTggtctcgccgccgccgagtcgGCCAACCCCGCCAAGGCCCTTCCCGGTGCCATCAAGCAGGTGTTCTGGCGTATCACCCTCTTCTACATCCTCGGTCTGTTCTTCGTCGGACTCCTGGTATCTTCAACCGACGACAGGCTCCTGAGCTCCAACCCGTACGCCGACGGTACCTCTCCCTTCGTCATTGCTGCCAAGGACGCCGGTCTCGTCGGATTCGACCACTTCATGAACGTCATCATCCTGGTTTCCGTCCTGTCCATTGGTGTTTCTTGCGTCTACGGAGGCTCGCGTACCCTTACCGCTCTTGCCCAGCAGGGTTACGCCCCCAAGGTCTTCACCTACGTTGACAAGTCTGGCCGTCCCCTGGCCTCCGTCTTCGTAATTATCGCTTGCGGTGCCCTTGCTTTCCTCAACCTGGATGCTGGTGCCGAGAAGGTTTTCAGCTGGCTCCTTTCGCTTTCCGGCCTGGCTGCCCTCTTCACCTGGGGCTCCATCTGCCTGGCCCACATCCGTTTCCGTCAGGCCTGGAAGGCCCAGGGTCACACCCTCGACGAGATTCCTTTCCAGGCTGCTCTTGGTGTCACCGGCTCCTGGATCGGCCTCATTCTTTGTGTCCTCGTCCTGATTGCCACTGTAAGTATCTCGTCTGAACTTGTCCGCTAAATTCTGCATTTAGAACATATTTACTAACAAAGACTGGTCAGTTCTACTCGGCTCTTTTCCCCTACAACAAGCCCGGTGTCGGTACCGCCGAGTCATTCTTCCAGGAGTGGCTCTCGGTCCCCGTCATTCTCTTCTTCTGGGCCTGTGGTTACATCTGGAAGCGCGAGGGTGGTCTCAAGCTGGAGCAGATCGACGTCGACACTGGTCGTCGTGAGCACGACTGGGACCAGATCAACGCCTACAAGGCTGAGCTCGCTGCCATGCCCTCATGGAAGCGTTTCGTGAAGAAGATCTTCTAGGTCTAGATGCGGGTTTAGTTGCTTGTTTCTATTCTCTTTTATATGTGGATTGCTCAAGCCTCTCTTCCCTTGGTTATCCTTGGGTTAATTAAAAGGAAGGTGGGCTGGGGATTTCCCGTCCCTCATGGCAACTCGACTCACTTTAATGCAACCAAGTTCGgcacccttttttgttctttgaaGGAACCTAGGGGGGTTCTGGCTTCTTTGCTTTCTAGATAATAATTTTCTCGCGGGTTTCCTCCATGCACCAAAGATATCCTCTCTCTTTTATTTTCTAGCCTGGATCATATATACTCAATACCAAATCTATCTTTCCAGCAAAAAATAATGAAACTGCTCTGATTCCCCATTCCATTCATGTTATATGCGTGAAGCCTCATACACAGCCCCACTATAAAATAAAAGCCCTTGGC
The Pyricularia oryzae 70-15 chromosome 1, whole genome shotgun sequence DNA segment above includes these coding regions:
- a CDS encoding cryptochrome-1, with the protein product MGSARVIYWFRTDLRLHDSPALQAALDLDPAVLWPIFTWDPHYVYRSRGGLNRWQYLLDCQNDLSASITNLNPRSKLFVLREAPQSLFPKLFKAWKVTHLVFEKDTDAYARQRDEVVKKAAQAAGVKVITRYGRTLWDSDAIVKANGGEPTMSMARLRTVGAKVGSIPRPIPAPKALPDPGEMPLDFNLDLPDVGQDYNAKWRSEGKEKAYGAIAGPNGDFAIETLEELGYPPATTPYKGGESLALRELDAIIENQVYTATFRKPQTSPAAFEPQSTTLLSPAMHFGSLSVRLFYHRVQDTVDAYNQAKKKGASLPPESLTGQLLFRDMYFAAQAAIGPCFSQTAGNAHCRFIPWHLPSHVEDNAVSGQVLRKFEYEVDSEQAESWFRRWEAGQTGFPWIDALMRQLRVEGWIHHLGRHSVACFLTRGGCYVSWERGLDVFEELLLDHEPACNAGNWQWLSCTAFFSQYFRCYSPISFGKKWDPDGTFIRKWVPELASLDKKYIYEPWKAPEAELRRAGVVMVSGHDFGVKTEQGKHKAGAVRVKKEGGVGGGGASGTYFTPMFDFDERRRVCMRLMKQAYDAGLKGDDLRVLNGSWRDLFAEEDKPDIDMLDGDAKHHESDEGEFADDAEPKIKREDSGDGSGPGRATRASKREKKPAKGQSTLDGHFLTKRQKTDQK
- a CDS encoding cryptochrome-1, variant — its product is MSMARLRTVGAKVGSIPRPIPAPKALPDPGEMPLDFNLDLPDVGQDYNAKWRSEGKEKAYGAIAGPNGDFAIETLEELGYPPATTPYKGGESLALRELDAIIENQVYTATFRKPQTSPAAFEPQSTTLLSPAMHFGSLSVRLFYHRVQDTVDAYNQAKKKGASLPPESLTGQLLFRDMYFAAQAAIGPCFSQTAGNAHCRFIPWHLPSHVEDNAVSGQVLRKFEYEVDSEQAESWFRRWEAGQTGFPWIDALMRQLRVEGWIHHLGRHSVACFLTRGGCYVSWERGLDVFEELLLDHEPACNAGNWQWLSCTAFFSQYFRCYSPISFGKKWDPDGTFIRKWVPELASLDKKYIYEPWKAPEAELRRAGVVMVSGHDFGVKTEQGKHKAGAVRVKKEGGVGGGGASGTYFTPMFDFDERRRVCMRLMKQAYDAGLKGDDLRVLNGSWRDLFAEEDKPDIDMLDGDAKHHESDEGEFADDAEPKIKREDSGDGSGPGRATRASKREKKPAKGQSTLDGHFLTKRQKTDQK
- a CDS encoding amino-acid permease inda1, with the protein product MTSKVDMADEKGTVGSGTLPTYGASPDASHQDMAMDGREENFYTRNGLNLESFKCRSYGQGIVELDRSMKKRHLHMIAIGGSIGAGFFVGSGAAFAKGGPGAVFIDFAIIGVMMFNVVYALGELAVMYPVSGGFYTYSVRFIDPSWGFAMGWNYVFQWAVVLPLELTVCGLTLNYWEGTQAVPLWGWILIWWFAIIIINIFGTLGYAEEEFWSSCLKLSAIVIFMIIAFVLVLGGGPKGGKYDSYWGARHWYEPGAFQNGFKGFCAVFVTAAFSFSGTELVGLAAAESANPAKALPGAIKQVFWRITLFYILGLFFVGLLVSSTDDRLLSSNPYADGTSPFVIAAKDAGLVGFDHFMNVIILVSVLSIGVSCVYGGSRTLTALAQQGYAPKVFTYVDKSGRPLASVFVIIACGALAFLNLDAGAEKVFSWLLSLSGLAALFTWGSICLAHIRFRQAWKAQGHTLDEIPFQAALGVTGSWIGLILCVLVLIATFYSALFPYNKPGVGTAESFFQEWLSVPVILFFWACGYIWKREGGLKLEQIDVDTGRREHDWDQINAYKAELAAMPSWKRFVKKIF